Proteins encoded within one genomic window of Camelina sativa cultivar DH55 chromosome 19, Cs, whole genome shotgun sequence:
- the LOC104764454 gene encoding auxin-induced in root cultures protein 12-like: MSMCSVLTSVLSYYSAMASPSSSLLILAVVACFVSLISPVISQTSCSTQKLNSAASFDTCQDLPVLDSYLHYTYNASNSSLSVAFVATPSQTIGGWVSWAINPTGTKMPGSQAFVAYRSRAGAAPVVKTYNISGYRSLVEGQLAFEFWNLRAESLSGGRIAIFTTVKVPAGADSVNQVWQIGGNYTNGRLGVHPFAPDNLNSHRVLSFTADAPSSAPSPATGGGSTTPGQAAGGPGNAGSLTTKVNFGVNLGIMVLLASIFIF, encoded by the coding sequence ATGTCCATGTGTTCTGTCTTAACCTCTGTCTTATCATACTACTCAGCCatggcttctccttcttcttctcttctaatCTTAGCCGTCGTTGCTTGCTTCGTCTCCCTAATCTCACCGGTGATTTCACAGACTTCTTGCTCCACTCAGAAGCTAAACTCCGCCGCCTCGTTCGACACTTGCCAGGACCTTCCCGTTCTTGATTCCTACCTCCATTACACCTACAATGCCTCAAACTCATCTCTCTCCGTCGCCTTCGTCGCAACACCGTCTCAAACCATCGGCGGCTGGGTCTCTTGGGCTATTAACCCGACGGGGACTAAGATGCCCGGTTCTCAGGCCTTCGTCGCTTACAGATCCAGAGCCGGTGCTGCTCCCGTCGTGAAGACGTACAACATCAGCGGCTACAGAAGTCTCGTGGAAGGCCAACTCGCCTTCGAGTTCTGGAACCTACGCGCCGAGTCGTTGAGCGGCGGCAGGATCGCTATTTTCACGACGGTTAAGGTTCCGGCTGGAGCCGATAGTGTGAATCAGGTGTGGCAGATCGGCGGGAATTATACCAACGGTCGTCTCGGAGTGCATCCTTTCGCTCCGGATAATTTGAACTCACACCGTGTCCTGAGTTTTACCGCCGATGCACCGAGCTCTGCTCCGTCTCCGGCCACCGGTGGCGGCTCGACTACGCCAGGGCAAGCGGCGGGAGGTCCAGGGAACGCAGGGTCATTGACAACGAAAGTAAATTTTGGGGTTAATTTGGGAATTATGGTTTTGTTggcttctatttttattttctga
- the LOC104764453 gene encoding uncharacterized protein LOC104764453, with protein MESIQNRVESWIRDQRARFLRVSWGPIQWKFRWPPWNGGDADQRIKIRREYEKRKKQIEDLCLALKSESVEDLQDILCCMVLSECVYKRPASEMVRAVNKFKADFGGQFVSLERVQPSSDHVPHRYLLAEAGDTLFASFVGTRQYKDIMADANILQGHIFHDDVAEDECIAEPIQSEPQKNNGEGLRNPKQLRQKPKPAAHRGFLARAKGIPALELYRLAQKKKRKLVLCGHSLGGAVAALATLAILRVVAASSTKKDNGNIHVKCITFSQPPVGNAALRDYVHEKGWHHYFKSYCIPEDLVPRILSPAYFHHYNEQRMSMAGEAEAADLSLSRKNGQGVTSEAEKTKGKEHEQLVIGVGPVQNSFWRLSRLVPLEAVKKQLDRYIGKKVDPAETSTATVSSVSAGDVVIEPQSLEIEEGRDGISLKPLPDTGNGETVSGKSEGKTNSSNGFRVPYLPSYVPFGELYLLGTASVESLSEGEYSKLTSVRSVITELRERLQSHSMKSYRARFQRIHDLCMNIDGLFGVDQQKQFPHLQQWLGLAVGGSVELGHIVESPVIRTATSIAPLGWKGVPGDKNAEPLKVDITGFGLHLCSFVHAQVNGHWCSTTVESFPSAPAYSSDNVEQTELQKIRVVIGTPLKQPPSNQIVEDPLVPMFSSVDSNTGFPKEGINLGFFQEDKFVRPEGLEDLYIFCTSDFATVAKEVEVRTRRVRLLGLEGAGKTSLFRAILGQSMLSSMSHVENMQIQSDVQECIIGGVCYSDTVGVNLQELNLEASRFREELWKGVRNLSKKIDLVILVHNLSHRIPRYQNSTTQLQQQQPALALLLDEVKSLGIPWVLAITNKFSVSAHQQKSAIEAVLQAYQASPNTTGIVNSIPYIISGSGSSSLPWAAVNAGNEGSVGAQKLIFAPLDLVKKPFQRKDTVFPVDGVKSLCQLVHRVLQSQEEACFQELARDRLLVELAKDRAVDGSQAKSSSMSAAAVGASLGAGLGLVLAVVMGAGSALRKP; from the exons ATGGAGTCGATACAGAACCGAGTGGAATCGTGGATCAGAGACCAGAGAGCGAGGTTTTTACGGGTTTCGTGGGGACCGATTCAATGGAAATTCCGGTGGCCACCGTGGAACGGAGGAGATGCTGATCAGAGGATTAAGATCCGCCGGGAGTATGAGAAGCGTAAGAAGCAAATTGAGGATCTTTGTCTCGCCCTTAAATCCGAGTCTGTCGAAGATTTACAGGACATACTCTGTTGCATGGTCCTCTCCGAGTGTGTTTACAAG AGACCTGCAAGTGAGATGGTTCGAGCTGTTAACAAATTTAAAGCCGATTTCGGTGGCCAATTTGTTTCCTTGGAGAGGGTTCAACCTTCATCTGATCACGTTCCTCACAG GTATTTACTTGCTGAGGCAGGTGATACATTATTTGCATCCTTTGTCGGAACTAGGCAATATAA GGACATCATGGCCGACGCAAATATACTTCAAGGTCATATATTTCACGATGATGTCGCAGAGGATGAATGTATCGCAGAGCCAATTCAAAGTGAACCACAGAAAAATAACGGGGAGGGTCTGCGGAATCCTAAGCAACTTAGACAGAAGCCCAAACCTGCTGCTCATCGG GGATTCTTGGCTCGTGCTAAGGGGATACCTGCTCTGGAACTTTATAGGCTTGCTcagaaaaagaaacgaaaactTGTATTATGTGGACACTCACTTGGTGGAGCT GTAGCTGCGTTAGCTACACTCGCCATATTAAGGGTTGTTGCTGCCTCTTCTACGAAGAAAGACAATGGAAATATTCATGTCAAATGTATAACCTTCTCCCAGCCTCCTGTTGGGAATGCTGCGTTGAGAGA TTACGTCCATGAAAAAGGATGGCATCATTATTTCAAAAGCTATTGTATTCCTGAAGATTTGGTCCCGAGGATATTATCTCCTGCATATTTTCATCATTACAATGAGCAAAGAATGTCAATGGCTGGAGAAGCTGAAGCCGCAGATTTGTCATTGTCCAGAAAGAATGGTCAGGGTGTAACATCAGAGGCAGAAAAGACAAAAGGTAAAGAACACGAGCAGTTAGTCATTGGTGTTGGCCCTGTTCAGAACTCATTCTGGAGGCTTTCACGACTTGTTCCCCTAGAGGCTGTTAAGAAACAACTGGATAGGTATATAGGAAAGAAAGTGGATCCTGCAGAGACTTCTACTGCAACTGTATCTTCAGTGTCAGCTGGGGACGTGGTTATTGAACCACAATCTCTTGAAATTGAGGAGGGTAGGGATGGTATATCTCTCAAGCCATTGCCAGATACTGGCAATGGAGAAACAGTTAGTGGAAAAAGTGAAGGAAAGACCAACTCGTCCAATGGGTTTAGGGTTCCTTATCTGCCTTCTTATGTTCCGTTTGGAGAG CTATATCTCTTGGGAACTGCATCTGTGGAATCACTTTCAGAAGGAGAGTACTCTAAATTGACATCG GTCAGATCTGTGATAACCGAACTGAGAGAACGTCTTCAGTCACATTCTATGAAGTCCTATAGGGCTCGCTTCCAGAG AATACATGACCTCTGCATGAATATTGATGGTTTATTCGGAGTGGATCAACAAAAGCAGTTTCCACATTTACAACAGTGGCTTGGACTTGCAGTTGGTGGTAGTGTAGAGCTTGGGCACATTGTTGAATCACCGGTTATTAGAACGGCCACTTCTATCGCTCCGCTTGGCTGGAAAGGCGTTCCTGGTGATAAAAATGCAGAACCTCTAAAAGTTGATATCACTGGATTTGGCTTGCATTTGTGTTCTTTTGTACATGCACAAGTGAATGGCCACTG GTGCTCAACTACCGTGGAATCCTTCCCTTCAGCACCAGCTTATTCTTCTGATAATGTAGAACAGACAGAACTACAGAAAATTAGGGTGGTCATTGGAACTCCCCTGAAACAACCTCCAAGCAACCAGATAGTTGAAGATCCTCTAGTTCCTATGTTCTCGTCTGTTGATTCAAACACCGGTTTCCCCAAGGAAGGAATCAACCTAGGGTTTTTTCAAGAGGACAAGTTTGTTCGTCCTGAAGGTTTGGAGGACTTATACATATTCTGCACTAGTGATTTTGCTACAGTGGCTAAGGAGGTTGAGGTCAGAACACGGAGGGTGCGATTACTCGGACTTGAG GGTGCTGGTAAAACCTCTCTATTCCGGGCAATACTGGGTCAAAGCATGCTGAGTTCGATGAGTCATGTGGAGAATATGCAGATTCAGTCTGATGTTCAAGAATGTATAATTGGTGGTGTTTGCTACTCGGACACAGTGGGTGTAAACCTGCAG GAGCTGAACTTAGAGGCTTCTCGATTTAGAGAAGAACTATGGAAAGGAGTTCGTAATCTAAGTAAAAAGATAGATTTAGTTATTCTTGTTCACAATCTCTCTCATAGAATACCACGTTACCAGAACTCAACAACACAGCTGCAGCAACAGCAACCAGCACTTGCTCTTCTGTTAGATGAGGTTAAATCTCTAGGTATCCCTTGGGTCCTCGCCATAACAAACAAGTTCTCAGTCAGTGCCCATCAGCAGAAATCCGCTATTGAAGCTGTACTTCAGGCATATCAAGCGTCACCAAACACAACTGGAATCGTTAACTCTATCCCTTATATTATTTCTGGCTCTGGAAGTTCCTCATTGCCTTGGGCAGCTGTGAATGCGGGTAATGAAGGATCAGTAGGTGCGCAGAAGCTAATATTTGCTCCACTCGACCTTGTCAAAAAGCCTTTTCAGAGAAAAGACACTGTTTTTCCAGTGGATGGTGTGAAGTCCCTTTGCCAGCTTGTCCATCGCGTTCTTCAATCTCAAGAAGAAGCTTGCTTTCAG GAACTTGCTAGGGACAGACTGTTGGTTGAACTAGCCAAAGACCGTGCAGTAGATGGTTCACAGGCCAAGTCATCGTCAATGTCAGCAGCAGCCGTGGGAGCTTCACTTGGTGCTGGTCTTGGCCTTGTCTTGGCAGTAGTAATGGGTGCTGGTTCTGCTTTACGAAAACCCTGA